A window of Salvelinus alpinus chromosome 31, SLU_Salpinus.1, whole genome shotgun sequence contains these coding sequences:
- the LOC139561377 gene encoding calpain-5-like isoform X4 — translation MPERVYGFQGQSFHKLKRACLRRGKLFQDPLFPPSALSLFYKRDPPPGLTWKRPRELCKDPRLFVDGISTRDLHQGSLGNCWMVAATSCLASEPSLWKKVIPDHTEQEWNPKRPDLYAGIFHFRFWRLGRWTDVVVDDRLPVSEDGTLLFCRSATPREFWSALLEKAYAKLNGCYEALEGGNTAEALIDFTGGVSEPLSLDREALTLHLNQRRALFQTLAKAHGRRALITCSIRPAEGETVESVLDCGLVRGHAYGITAVRKVRLGEWSLLGGCGGRLCMVRMRNPWGTADWTGPWSQGSQHWQQVGRGEREKMGLIVRDVGEFWMEFEDFCRYFTDVVVCRLVERSLLWPKTHWREVRCPGEWAPAPNTPGTLLSRRQAPNLGKNAAKPGGLNQTQRGDRKEARLGERQRGGGGGRAVRGGGREKMVVAKEGEKKTKRKEEGVKKEGEVDGGWDEQTDKKSRCGGCINHKDTFLHNPQFMFEVQGKEDEVLICLQQEDRRIKRKDGGGENLPIGFEVLRVEVNRLSRVQCVVEQAASSVYMDSRSVALRVSLGPGRYALLPTTFQPGATGRFLIRLFSHSHLRLSELREELPAPSLWQCCLPQPSIVTTVHLRRASGLSQPKQTAPDVYAVIWCEDDTIRTRVFKEDGNPEFNIRAIFYRRNPDAHISIELWRYGLLWDTLLGGAQLQTSDSEKGRSRVIDLQGGQSRSGSRGCIYVETSSSECLTDL, via the exons ATGCCAGAGAGGGTGTATGGGTTCCAGGGGCAGAGTTTCCACAAGCTGAAGAGGGCGTGTCTGCGGCGGGGCAAGCTCTTCCAGGAccccctcttccccccctctgcACTGTCACTCTTCTACAAACGAGACCCACCCCCTGGACTCACATGGAAGAGACCACGG gagctGTGTAAGGACCCTCGTCTCTTTGTGGATGGCATCAGCACGCGAGATCTGCACCAAGGCAGTCTGGGTAACTGCTGGATGGTGGCGGCCACTTCCTGTCTGGCCTCAGAACCTTCACTTTGGAAGAAG GTGATTCCTGACCACACGGAGCAGGAGTGGAACCCCAAGCGTCCCGACCTGTACGCCGGAATCTTCCACTTCCGCTTCTGGCGGCTGGGGCGCTGGACAGACGTGGTGGTGGACGACCGCCTGCCAGTCAGTGAGGACGGAACGCTGCTCTTCTGCCGCTCAGCCACGCCACGGGAGTTCTGGAGCGCCCTGCTGGAGAAGGCCTACGCCAA GTTGAACGGCTGCTATGAGGCGTTGGAAGGCGGTAACACGGCAGAGGCCCTGATCGACTTCACAGGGGGTGTGTCAGAGCCCCTAAGCCTGGACAGGGAGGCCCTCACCCTGCACCTCAATCAGAGGAGGGCACTGTTCCAGACCCTGGCCAAGGCTCATGGACGCAGAGCCCTCATCACCTGCTCTATACGG cCAGCGGAGGGGGAGACAGTAGAGTCAGTACTAGACTGTGGTCTGGTGCGGGGCCATGCCTACGGTATCACCGCGGTGAGGAAAGTGCGTCTGGGGGAGTGGTCGCTGCTGGGTGGCTGTGGTGGCCGCCTCTGCATGGTGCGCATGAGGAACCCATGGGGTACAGCCGACTGGACCGGGCCCTGGAGTCAGGG GTCTCAACATTGGCAGCAGGTTGGTCGTGGTGAAAGGGAGAAGATGGGCCTCATAGTCAGAGATGTGGGGGAGTTCTG GATGGAGTTTGAGGACTTCTGCCGCTACTTCACAGACGTGGTGGTGTGTCGTCTGGTAGAACGATCCCTGCTGTGGCCCAAAACTCACTGGAGAGAAGTACGCTGCCCTGGGGAGTGGGCtccagcccccaacacccccgGCACCCTCCTCTCCAGGCGCCAGGCACCCAACCTGGGGAAGAATGCTGCCAAGCCTGGGGGGTTGAACCAGACTCAGAGAGGGGACCGGAAAGAGGCAAGactgggggagagacagaggggtggagggggaggtcgAGCTGTTCGtggtggagggagggaaaaaATGGTTGTTGCGAAAGAAGGGGAGAAGAAGAcgaagaggaaggaggagggggtgaagaaggagggagaggtggatggAGGATGGGATGAACAGACTGATAAGAAGAGTAGGTGTGGAGGATGCATCAACCACAAAGACACTTTTCTACACAACCCCCAG TTCATGTTTGAGGTGCAGGGAAAGGAGGATGAGGTGTTGATCTGTCTGcagcaggaggacaggaggataaagaggaaggatggaggaggagagaatcTGCCCATCGGCTTCGAGGTGCTGAGG GTGGAGGTGAACCGGCTAAGCCGTGTGCAGTGTGTGGTGGAGCAGGCAGCGAGCTCTGTGTACATGGACTCCCGTAGCGTGGCCCTGCGAGTGTCCCTGGGCCCCGGCCGCTACGCCCTCCTGCCCACCACCTTCCAGCCCGGGGCCACAGGACGCTTCCTGATACGCCTCTTCTCACATTCCCACCTCAGACTCAG TGAGTTGAGAGAGGAGTTGCCTGCTCCCTCACTGTGGCAGTGTTGTCTTCCCCAGCCCAGTATAGTAACCACCGTCCACCTACGTCGAGCATCTGGACTCAGCCAGCCTAAACAGACAG CACCAGATGTGTATGCGGTGATCTGGTGTGAGGACGACACCATAAGAACACGTGTGTTCAAGGAGGATGGAAACCCAGAGTTCAACATCAGGGCCATTTTCTACAGGAGAAACCCAGACGCACATATTAGCATTGAG ttgtgGCGCTATGGTCTACTGTGGGACACACTACTGGGCGGGGCTCAGCTCCAGACTAGCGACAGTGAGAAGGGGCGGAGCCGAGTGATTGACCTGCAGGGTGGCCAATCACGGTCAGGATCCAGGGGCTGTATCTATGTGGAAACCTCATCCAGCGAATGCCTAACAGACTTATAA
- the LOC139561377 gene encoding calpain-5-like isoform X2, with translation MRGLVLDVSCRDRMLGHCELPFLSYHPVSFILHPELCKDPRLFVDGISTRDLHQGSLGNCWMVAATSCLASEPSLWKKVIPDHTEQEWNPKRPDLYAGIFHFRFWRLGRWTDVVVDDRLPVSEDGTLLFCRSATPREFWSALLEKAYAKLNGCYEALEGGNTAEALIDFTGGVSEPLSLDREALTLHLNQRRALFQTLAKAHGRRALITCSIRPAEGETVESVLDCGLVRGHAYGITAVRKVRLGEWSLLGGCGGRLCMVRMRNPWGTADWTGPWSQGSQHWQQVGRGEREKMGLIVRDVGEFWMEFEDFCRYFTDVVVCRLVERSLLWPKTHWREVRCPGEWAPAPNTPGTLLSRRQAPNLGKNAAKPGGLNQTQRGDRKEARLGERQRGGGGGRAVRGGGREKMVVAKEGEKKTKRKEEGVKKEGEVDGGWDEQTDKKSRCGGCINHKDTFLHNPQFMFEVQGKEDEVLICLQQEDRRIKRKDGGGENLPIGFEVLRVEVNRLSRVQCVVEQAASSVYMDSRSVALRVSLGPGRYALLPTTFQPGATGRFLIRLFSHSHLRLSELREELPAPSLWQCCLPQPSIVTTVHLRRASGLSQPKQTAPDVYAVIWCEDDTIRTRVFKEDGNPEFNIRAIFYRRNPDAHISIELWRYGLLWDTLLGGAQLQTSDSEKGRSRVIDLQGGQSRSGSRGCIYVETSSSECLTDL, from the exons ATGCGGGGACTTGTTTTGGATGTAAGCTGTAGAGATCG gatgctTGGACACTGTGAACTTCCCTTCCTCAGCTATCATCCAGTCAGCTTCATACTTCATCCG gagctGTGTAAGGACCCTCGTCTCTTTGTGGATGGCATCAGCACGCGAGATCTGCACCAAGGCAGTCTGGGTAACTGCTGGATGGTGGCGGCCACTTCCTGTCTGGCCTCAGAACCTTCACTTTGGAAGAAG GTGATTCCTGACCACACGGAGCAGGAGTGGAACCCCAAGCGTCCCGACCTGTACGCCGGAATCTTCCACTTCCGCTTCTGGCGGCTGGGGCGCTGGACAGACGTGGTGGTGGACGACCGCCTGCCAGTCAGTGAGGACGGAACGCTGCTCTTCTGCCGCTCAGCCACGCCACGGGAGTTCTGGAGCGCCCTGCTGGAGAAGGCCTACGCCAA GTTGAACGGCTGCTATGAGGCGTTGGAAGGCGGTAACACGGCAGAGGCCCTGATCGACTTCACAGGGGGTGTGTCAGAGCCCCTAAGCCTGGACAGGGAGGCCCTCACCCTGCACCTCAATCAGAGGAGGGCACTGTTCCAGACCCTGGCCAAGGCTCATGGACGCAGAGCCCTCATCACCTGCTCTATACGG cCAGCGGAGGGGGAGACAGTAGAGTCAGTACTAGACTGTGGTCTGGTGCGGGGCCATGCCTACGGTATCACCGCGGTGAGGAAAGTGCGTCTGGGGGAGTGGTCGCTGCTGGGTGGCTGTGGTGGCCGCCTCTGCATGGTGCGCATGAGGAACCCATGGGGTACAGCCGACTGGACCGGGCCCTGGAGTCAGGG GTCTCAACATTGGCAGCAGGTTGGTCGTGGTGAAAGGGAGAAGATGGGCCTCATAGTCAGAGATGTGGGGGAGTTCTG GATGGAGTTTGAGGACTTCTGCCGCTACTTCACAGACGTGGTGGTGTGTCGTCTGGTAGAACGATCCCTGCTGTGGCCCAAAACTCACTGGAGAGAAGTACGCTGCCCTGGGGAGTGGGCtccagcccccaacacccccgGCACCCTCCTCTCCAGGCGCCAGGCACCCAACCTGGGGAAGAATGCTGCCAAGCCTGGGGGGTTGAACCAGACTCAGAGAGGGGACCGGAAAGAGGCAAGactgggggagagacagaggggtggagggggaggtcgAGCTGTTCGtggtggagggagggaaaaaATGGTTGTTGCGAAAGAAGGGGAGAAGAAGAcgaagaggaaggaggagggggtgaagaaggagggagaggtggatggAGGATGGGATGAACAGACTGATAAGAAGAGTAGGTGTGGAGGATGCATCAACCACAAAGACACTTTTCTACACAACCCCCAG TTCATGTTTGAGGTGCAGGGAAAGGAGGATGAGGTGTTGATCTGTCTGcagcaggaggacaggaggataaagaggaaggatggaggaggagagaatcTGCCCATCGGCTTCGAGGTGCTGAGG GTGGAGGTGAACCGGCTAAGCCGTGTGCAGTGTGTGGTGGAGCAGGCAGCGAGCTCTGTGTACATGGACTCCCGTAGCGTGGCCCTGCGAGTGTCCCTGGGCCCCGGCCGCTACGCCCTCCTGCCCACCACCTTCCAGCCCGGGGCCACAGGACGCTTCCTGATACGCCTCTTCTCACATTCCCACCTCAGACTCAG TGAGTTGAGAGAGGAGTTGCCTGCTCCCTCACTGTGGCAGTGTTGTCTTCCCCAGCCCAGTATAGTAACCACCGTCCACCTACGTCGAGCATCTGGACTCAGCCAGCCTAAACAGACAG CACCAGATGTGTATGCGGTGATCTGGTGTGAGGACGACACCATAAGAACACGTGTGTTCAAGGAGGATGGAAACCCAGAGTTCAACATCAGGGCCATTTTCTACAGGAGAAACCCAGACGCACATATTAGCATTGAG ttgtgGCGCTATGGTCTACTGTGGGACACACTACTGGGCGGGGCTCAGCTCCAGACTAGCGACAGTGAGAAGGGGCGGAGCCGAGTGATTGACCTGCAGGGTGGCCAATCACGGTCAGGATCCAGGGGCTGTATCTATGTGGAAACCTCATCCAGCGAATGCCTAACAGACTTATAA
- the LOC139561377 gene encoding calpain-5-like isoform X1, which produces MTSVTSLCSETHTHSYNRARAHTHTHRMLGHCELPFLSYHPVSFILHPELCKDPRLFVDGISTRDLHQGSLGNCWMVAATSCLASEPSLWKKVIPDHTEQEWNPKRPDLYAGIFHFRFWRLGRWTDVVVDDRLPVSEDGTLLFCRSATPREFWSALLEKAYAKLNGCYEALEGGNTAEALIDFTGGVSEPLSLDREALTLHLNQRRALFQTLAKAHGRRALITCSIRPAEGETVESVLDCGLVRGHAYGITAVRKVRLGEWSLLGGCGGRLCMVRMRNPWGTADWTGPWSQGSQHWQQVGRGEREKMGLIVRDVGEFWMEFEDFCRYFTDVVVCRLVERSLLWPKTHWREVRCPGEWAPAPNTPGTLLSRRQAPNLGKNAAKPGGLNQTQRGDRKEARLGERQRGGGGGRAVRGGGREKMVVAKEGEKKTKRKEEGVKKEGEVDGGWDEQTDKKSRCGGCINHKDTFLHNPQFMFEVQGKEDEVLICLQQEDRRIKRKDGGGENLPIGFEVLRVEVNRLSRVQCVVEQAASSVYMDSRSVALRVSLGPGRYALLPTTFQPGATGRFLIRLFSHSHLRLSELREELPAPSLWQCCLPQPSIVTTVHLRRASGLSQPKQTAPDVYAVIWCEDDTIRTRVFKEDGNPEFNIRAIFYRRNPDAHISIELWRYGLLWDTLLGGAQLQTSDSEKGRSRVIDLQGGQSRSGSRGCIYVETSSSECLTDL; this is translated from the exons ATGACATCTGTCACCTCACTCTGCAGtgagacacacactcactcatataatcgcgcacgtgcacacacacacacacacaggatgctTGGACACTGTGAACTTCCCTTCCTCAGCTATCATCCAGTCAGCTTCATACTTCATCCG gagctGTGTAAGGACCCTCGTCTCTTTGTGGATGGCATCAGCACGCGAGATCTGCACCAAGGCAGTCTGGGTAACTGCTGGATGGTGGCGGCCACTTCCTGTCTGGCCTCAGAACCTTCACTTTGGAAGAAG GTGATTCCTGACCACACGGAGCAGGAGTGGAACCCCAAGCGTCCCGACCTGTACGCCGGAATCTTCCACTTCCGCTTCTGGCGGCTGGGGCGCTGGACAGACGTGGTGGTGGACGACCGCCTGCCAGTCAGTGAGGACGGAACGCTGCTCTTCTGCCGCTCAGCCACGCCACGGGAGTTCTGGAGCGCCCTGCTGGAGAAGGCCTACGCCAA GTTGAACGGCTGCTATGAGGCGTTGGAAGGCGGTAACACGGCAGAGGCCCTGATCGACTTCACAGGGGGTGTGTCAGAGCCCCTAAGCCTGGACAGGGAGGCCCTCACCCTGCACCTCAATCAGAGGAGGGCACTGTTCCAGACCCTGGCCAAGGCTCATGGACGCAGAGCCCTCATCACCTGCTCTATACGG cCAGCGGAGGGGGAGACAGTAGAGTCAGTACTAGACTGTGGTCTGGTGCGGGGCCATGCCTACGGTATCACCGCGGTGAGGAAAGTGCGTCTGGGGGAGTGGTCGCTGCTGGGTGGCTGTGGTGGCCGCCTCTGCATGGTGCGCATGAGGAACCCATGGGGTACAGCCGACTGGACCGGGCCCTGGAGTCAGGG GTCTCAACATTGGCAGCAGGTTGGTCGTGGTGAAAGGGAGAAGATGGGCCTCATAGTCAGAGATGTGGGGGAGTTCTG GATGGAGTTTGAGGACTTCTGCCGCTACTTCACAGACGTGGTGGTGTGTCGTCTGGTAGAACGATCCCTGCTGTGGCCCAAAACTCACTGGAGAGAAGTACGCTGCCCTGGGGAGTGGGCtccagcccccaacacccccgGCACCCTCCTCTCCAGGCGCCAGGCACCCAACCTGGGGAAGAATGCTGCCAAGCCTGGGGGGTTGAACCAGACTCAGAGAGGGGACCGGAAAGAGGCAAGactgggggagagacagaggggtggagggggaggtcgAGCTGTTCGtggtggagggagggaaaaaATGGTTGTTGCGAAAGAAGGGGAGAAGAAGAcgaagaggaaggaggagggggtgaagaaggagggagaggtggatggAGGATGGGATGAACAGACTGATAAGAAGAGTAGGTGTGGAGGATGCATCAACCACAAAGACACTTTTCTACACAACCCCCAG TTCATGTTTGAGGTGCAGGGAAAGGAGGATGAGGTGTTGATCTGTCTGcagcaggaggacaggaggataaagaggaaggatggaggaggagagaatcTGCCCATCGGCTTCGAGGTGCTGAGG GTGGAGGTGAACCGGCTAAGCCGTGTGCAGTGTGTGGTGGAGCAGGCAGCGAGCTCTGTGTACATGGACTCCCGTAGCGTGGCCCTGCGAGTGTCCCTGGGCCCCGGCCGCTACGCCCTCCTGCCCACCACCTTCCAGCCCGGGGCCACAGGACGCTTCCTGATACGCCTCTTCTCACATTCCCACCTCAGACTCAG TGAGTTGAGAGAGGAGTTGCCTGCTCCCTCACTGTGGCAGTGTTGTCTTCCCCAGCCCAGTATAGTAACCACCGTCCACCTACGTCGAGCATCTGGACTCAGCCAGCCTAAACAGACAG CACCAGATGTGTATGCGGTGATCTGGTGTGAGGACGACACCATAAGAACACGTGTGTTCAAGGAGGATGGAAACCCAGAGTTCAACATCAGGGCCATTTTCTACAGGAGAAACCCAGACGCACATATTAGCATTGAG ttgtgGCGCTATGGTCTACTGTGGGACACACTACTGGGCGGGGCTCAGCTCCAGACTAGCGACAGTGAGAAGGGGCGGAGCCGAGTGATTGACCTGCAGGGTGGCCAATCACGGTCAGGATCCAGGGGCTGTATCTATGTGGAAACCTCATCCAGCGAATGCCTAACAGACTTATAA
- the LOC139561377 gene encoding calpain-5-like isoform X3, with amino-acid sequence MVAATSCLASEPSLWKKVIPDHTEQEWNPKRPDLYAGIFHFRFWRLGRWTDVVVDDRLPVSEDGTLLFCRSATPREFWSALLEKAYAKLNGCYEALEGGNTAEALIDFTGGVSEPLSLDREALTLHLNQRRALFQTLAKAHGRRALITCSIRPAEGETVESVLDCGLVRGHAYGITAVRKVRLGEWSLLGGCGGRLCMVRMRNPWGTADWTGPWSQGSQHWQQVGRGEREKMGLIVRDVGEFWMEFEDFCRYFTDVVVCRLVERSLLWPKTHWREVRCPGEWAPAPNTPGTLLSRRQAPNLGKNAAKPGGLNQTQRGDRKEARLGERQRGGGGGRAVRGGGREKMVVAKEGEKKTKRKEEGVKKEGEVDGGWDEQTDKKSRCGGCINHKDTFLHNPQFMFEVQGKEDEVLICLQQEDRRIKRKDGGGENLPIGFEVLRVEVNRLSRVQCVVEQAASSVYMDSRSVALRVSLGPGRYALLPTTFQPGATGRFLIRLFSHSHLRLSELREELPAPSLWQCCLPQPSIVTTVHLRRASGLSQPKQTAPDVYAVIWCEDDTIRTRVFKEDGNPEFNIRAIFYRRNPDAHISIELWRYGLLWDTLLGGAQLQTSDSEKGRSRVIDLQGGQSRSGSRGCIYVETSSSECLTDL; translated from the exons ATGGTGGCGGCCACTTCCTGTCTGGCCTCAGAACCTTCACTTTGGAAGAAG GTGATTCCTGACCACACGGAGCAGGAGTGGAACCCCAAGCGTCCCGACCTGTACGCCGGAATCTTCCACTTCCGCTTCTGGCGGCTGGGGCGCTGGACAGACGTGGTGGTGGACGACCGCCTGCCAGTCAGTGAGGACGGAACGCTGCTCTTCTGCCGCTCAGCCACGCCACGGGAGTTCTGGAGCGCCCTGCTGGAGAAGGCCTACGCCAA GTTGAACGGCTGCTATGAGGCGTTGGAAGGCGGTAACACGGCAGAGGCCCTGATCGACTTCACAGGGGGTGTGTCAGAGCCCCTAAGCCTGGACAGGGAGGCCCTCACCCTGCACCTCAATCAGAGGAGGGCACTGTTCCAGACCCTGGCCAAGGCTCATGGACGCAGAGCCCTCATCACCTGCTCTATACGG cCAGCGGAGGGGGAGACAGTAGAGTCAGTACTAGACTGTGGTCTGGTGCGGGGCCATGCCTACGGTATCACCGCGGTGAGGAAAGTGCGTCTGGGGGAGTGGTCGCTGCTGGGTGGCTGTGGTGGCCGCCTCTGCATGGTGCGCATGAGGAACCCATGGGGTACAGCCGACTGGACCGGGCCCTGGAGTCAGGG GTCTCAACATTGGCAGCAGGTTGGTCGTGGTGAAAGGGAGAAGATGGGCCTCATAGTCAGAGATGTGGGGGAGTTCTG GATGGAGTTTGAGGACTTCTGCCGCTACTTCACAGACGTGGTGGTGTGTCGTCTGGTAGAACGATCCCTGCTGTGGCCCAAAACTCACTGGAGAGAAGTACGCTGCCCTGGGGAGTGGGCtccagcccccaacacccccgGCACCCTCCTCTCCAGGCGCCAGGCACCCAACCTGGGGAAGAATGCTGCCAAGCCTGGGGGGTTGAACCAGACTCAGAGAGGGGACCGGAAAGAGGCAAGactgggggagagacagaggggtggagggggaggtcgAGCTGTTCGtggtggagggagggaaaaaATGGTTGTTGCGAAAGAAGGGGAGAAGAAGAcgaagaggaaggaggagggggtgaagaaggagggagaggtggatggAGGATGGGATGAACAGACTGATAAGAAGAGTAGGTGTGGAGGATGCATCAACCACAAAGACACTTTTCTACACAACCCCCAG TTCATGTTTGAGGTGCAGGGAAAGGAGGATGAGGTGTTGATCTGTCTGcagcaggaggacaggaggataaagaggaaggatggaggaggagagaatcTGCCCATCGGCTTCGAGGTGCTGAGG GTGGAGGTGAACCGGCTAAGCCGTGTGCAGTGTGTGGTGGAGCAGGCAGCGAGCTCTGTGTACATGGACTCCCGTAGCGTGGCCCTGCGAGTGTCCCTGGGCCCCGGCCGCTACGCCCTCCTGCCCACCACCTTCCAGCCCGGGGCCACAGGACGCTTCCTGATACGCCTCTTCTCACATTCCCACCTCAGACTCAG TGAGTTGAGAGAGGAGTTGCCTGCTCCCTCACTGTGGCAGTGTTGTCTTCCCCAGCCCAGTATAGTAACCACCGTCCACCTACGTCGAGCATCTGGACTCAGCCAGCCTAAACAGACAG CACCAGATGTGTATGCGGTGATCTGGTGTGAGGACGACACCATAAGAACACGTGTGTTCAAGGAGGATGGAAACCCAGAGTTCAACATCAGGGCCATTTTCTACAGGAGAAACCCAGACGCACATATTAGCATTGAG ttgtgGCGCTATGGTCTACTGTGGGACACACTACTGGGCGGGGCTCAGCTCCAGACTAGCGACAGTGAGAAGGGGCGGAGCCGAGTGATTGACCTGCAGGGTGGCCAATCACGGTCAGGATCCAGGGGCTGTATCTATGTGGAAACCTCATCCAGCGAATGCCTAACAGACTTATAA
- the fis1 gene encoding mitochondrial fission 1 protein, with protein sequence MEAVVGDLVAPEDLLKFEKKYNAELVKGGVSKETKFEYAWCLIRSKYSDDIKKGIVLLEELVNKGSKDDARDFLFYLAVANYRLKDYEKALKYIRTLLKNEPGNNQALELEKLIDKALKKDGLVGMAIVGGIGLGVAGLAGLIGLAVSKGHGPRS encoded by the exons ATGGAGGCTGTTGTGGGCGATTTGGTAGCTCCAGAAGACCTTTTG AAATTTGAGAAGAAGTACAATGCTGAGTTGGTGAAGGGGGGCGTGTCAAAGGAGACCAAGTTTGAATATGCATGGTGTCTGATCCGGAGCAAGTATTCTGACGACATTAAGAAAGGAATTGTTTTGTTGGAAG AGCTGGTTAACAAGGGATCAAAGGACGATGCCAGAGACTTCCTGTTCTACCTAGCTGTGGCCAACTACAGACTGAAG GATTATGAGAAAGCTCTGAAGTATATCCGCACTCTCCTGAAGAATGAACCGGGCAACAACCAGGCCTTGGAGCTGGAGAAGCTAATAGACAAGGCTCTAAAGAAAG ATGGTTTGGTTGGCATGGCAATCGTCGGAGGAATCGGCCTGGGCGTGGCTGGATTAGCAGGCCTCATCGGATTGGCTGTGTCCAAGGGTCATGGTCCAAGGTCCTAA